In a genomic window of Tachysurus vachellii isolate PV-2020 chromosome 13, HZAU_Pvac_v1, whole genome shotgun sequence:
- the LOC132855741 gene encoding protein kinase C epsilon type-like — MTPLVKLLKIADDTSDVCLVKDGDESAYRQEVKELAVCKQRQTTGAETQPQKIPEEDHLGLDTYCRDITPLSLDHIKEGQKVELSLYLREDVLKENGLEVQLQNKSLQDFEFLKVLGRGRFGKVFLAELRGTDEVFALKMLNKDKIHIFRDVLHTMMERRVMIMATDHPYLTQLCCCFQTKDRLCFAMEYMTGGDLAYHIRRLGRFDEACSRFYAAEIISALMFLHRNGIIHRDLKPSNILLDAEGHCKVADFGLCKQGILDGRTTSTFCGTPLYLAPEIIVKREYGASVDWWCLGVIMYEMMVGYAPFVASDRLQLFGSILQDNPDYPCSLSKAAVRILKAFLVKCPESRLGCVASQNKEEAIKVHPFFKEIDWVLLEQRKITPPFKPQITTKRDRERFKCQELRITPTDDSVKPLCQYIFNDFSYCNPRY, encoded by the exons atgacccctcttgTCAAGCTTCTGAAGATTGCGGACGACACCTCAGACGTTTGCCTCGTCAAAGACGGAGACGAGTCTGCCTACAGACAGGAAGTTAAagagctggctgtctg CAAGCAGAGACAGACAACAGGGGCAGAAACTCAGCCACAGAAAATACCAGAGGAGGATCACTTGGGGTTGGACACATACTGCAGAGACATAACACCACTGTCTCTGGATCACATCAAGGAAGGTCAAAAAGTAGAGCTGAGTCTATATCTGAGGGAGGATGTTTTAAAGGAGAACGGTCTGGAGGTACAGCTTCAAAACAAAAGCCTACAGGATTTCGAGTTCCTCAAAGTGCTTGGAAGGGGTCGATTCGGTAAGGTCTTTCTGGCTGAACTCAGAGGCACCGATGAGGTGTTTGCACTAAAGATGCTGAATAAAGACAAGATCCACATTTTCAGAGATGTGCTCCACACTATGATGGAAAGACGTGTCATGATCATGGCTACAGATCACCCCTACCTCACACAGCTCTGTTGCTGCTTCCAGACCAAGGATCGTTTGTGCTTTGCTATGGAGTACATGACTGGAGGTGATCTTGCGTACCACATAAGACGCTTGGGTCGATTTGACGAAGCATGCTCCCGGTTTTATGCTGCTGAGATCATCTCTGCTCTCATGTTTCTCCATCGCAACGGGATCATTCATAGAGACCTGAAACCTAGCAACATCCTGTTAGATGCCGAAGGCCACTGCAAGGTTGCTGACTTTGGCTTGTGCAAACAGGGCATTCTAGATGGCAGGACCACCAGCACATTCTGTGGTACACCTCTGTACTTGGCACCTGAGATTATAGTAAAGCGTGAATATGGTGCATCGGTGGACTGGTGGTGTCTAGGTGTTATCATGTACGAGATGATGGTGGGCTATGCTCCGTTTGTTGCTAGCGATAGGCTGCAGTTGTTTGGGTCCATCCTTCAGGATAATCCAGACTATCCTTGTTCGCTGAGCAAAGCGGCAGTAAGAATTCTCAAGGCATTCCTGGTCAAGTGTCCAGAGTCTCGGCTTGGCTGCGTGGCATCCCAGAACAAGGAGGAAGCCATCAAAGTTCATCCATTCTTTAAGGAGATCGACTGGGTACTTTTGGAACAGAGGAAGATTACGCCGCCTTTTAAACCACAAATTACAACCAAAAGGGACAGAGAACGCTTCAAATGTCAGGAGCTCAGGATTACGCCCACTGACGATTCCGTCAAACCATTATGTCAGTACATCTTTAATGACTTCTCCTACTGTAACCCCAGATACTGA